One region of Arthrobacter sp. StoSoilB22 genomic DNA includes:
- a CDS encoding GntR family transcriptional regulator codes for MIDDSKPIFLQIAELIENGIVDGTMAEESQVPSTNEFAAFHRINPATAAKGVNVLVDSGILYKRRGIGMFVATGARAQLIARRTEEFVEQYVKPLAVEARKLGISAEQLNTMIERNSGLAPDTGTDKERSAAL; via the coding sequence ATGATCGATGACAGCAAGCCGATCTTCTTGCAGATCGCCGAACTCATCGAGAACGGCATCGTGGACGGCACCATGGCAGAGGAATCCCAGGTGCCCTCCACCAATGAGTTCGCGGCCTTCCACCGCATCAACCCAGCAACCGCCGCCAAAGGCGTGAACGTGCTGGTGGATTCGGGAATTCTCTACAAACGCAGGGGGATAGGGATGTTCGTCGCCACAGGAGCCCGCGCCCAGCTGATAGCGCGCCGCACCGAAGAGTTTGTTGAGCAGTACGTCAAGCCGCTGGCAGTGGAGGCCCGGAAGCTGGGCATTTCGGCAGAGCAGCTGAACACCATGATCGAACGCAATTCCGGGCTGGCCCCGGACACCGGGACAGACAAGGAAAGGAGCGCGGCCCTGTGA
- a CDS encoding aquaporin — protein sequence MTSPVQAPPEPQPGLVARLSAEALGSMFVVVVAAGVGIFSNPGGAPVPVALATGLAVTVAMLAFGYVSGGHFNPVITVGNLIAGRVRAVAALGYVAAQIIGSVVGAALIYFVVSTVPVLTDARAAFDVVAPGYGDHAAAQTQLAGVLLVEVLGAALIVAVFLGATAGRRAVPAMAPFAVGLAMAVLLQLGQVLGNLPFNPARATAQAFFSSSWALEGLWLFWVAPLMGAALAGLAFRGFQGLSTTAVAAPGDIQGGSDGVNDSFDANDEPDEDTGAKDAAAEADGSPSRAVPATPVNDDARDFFDGKKGK from the coding sequence ATGACCTCTCCTGTACAGGCCCCACCTGAACCCCAACCGGGACTTGTTGCCCGGTTGTCGGCTGAAGCTTTGGGATCGATGTTCGTTGTGGTTGTCGCGGCGGGAGTCGGGATTTTCTCCAATCCTGGTGGTGCCCCCGTGCCTGTTGCCCTTGCAACCGGCCTTGCGGTGACAGTGGCCATGCTGGCCTTCGGCTATGTCTCGGGAGGCCACTTCAACCCTGTGATCACTGTGGGCAATCTGATCGCCGGTCGAGTCCGGGCCGTTGCGGCCTTGGGCTATGTAGCAGCGCAAATTATCGGCAGCGTGGTTGGTGCTGCCTTGATCTACTTTGTGGTGAGCACGGTGCCCGTCCTTACGGACGCGAGGGCCGCTTTTGACGTCGTTGCACCAGGTTATGGCGACCACGCTGCCGCCCAAACACAGCTCGCCGGGGTTCTGTTGGTCGAGGTCCTAGGTGCAGCTCTCATCGTGGCTGTGTTTCTTGGCGCGACCGCCGGCCGCCGCGCTGTTCCGGCTATGGCCCCCTTCGCCGTCGGCTTGGCTATGGCTGTCCTGCTCCAGCTCGGACAGGTACTGGGAAACCTTCCCTTCAACCCTGCGCGGGCAACAGCGCAGGCATTCTTCAGCTCGTCCTGGGCGCTTGAGGGTCTGTGGCTCTTCTGGGTGGCCCCGCTGATGGGCGCCGCGCTTGCAGGCCTTGCCTTCCGCGGCTTCCAAGGCCTCTCCACGACTGCCGTGGCGGCGCCTGGTGACATTCAAGGCGGCAGCGATGGCGTCAACGACTCTTTTGATGCCAACGATGAGCCGGACGAGGACACCGGGGCCAAGGACGCTGCTGCGGAAGCAGACGGTTCCCCTTCCCGCGCAGTGCCGGCCACGCCGGTCAATGATGACGCCCGGGACTTCTTCGACGGTAAAAAGGGCAAATAA
- a CDS encoding DUF202 domain-containing protein, which yields MEVRDPGLQPERTILAWRRTLISLVVVDLFIWRSWLTSEPSTGHLVAGLPGLDYQGICALVAAAATIVVAAVVWVRSRQLHAGNGAASARLVRVSMLAVVGLGATAIAAIALGG from the coding sequence ATGGAAGTCCGTGACCCCGGATTGCAGCCTGAGCGCACTATCTTGGCATGGCGCCGGACGCTGATCTCCCTGGTGGTGGTGGACTTGTTCATTTGGCGAAGCTGGCTGACGTCTGAGCCCTCAACCGGCCACCTCGTCGCGGGCCTTCCCGGGCTTGATTACCAAGGCATCTGCGCTCTCGTGGCGGCTGCAGCCACCATCGTGGTGGCGGCAGTGGTGTGGGTTCGCTCACGGCAACTCCACGCCGGCAACGGGGCTGCTTCGGCCCGGCTGGTCCGGGTCAGCATGTTGGCTGTGGTGGGGCTCGGTGCTACCGCGATCGCAGCGATCGCCTTGGGCGGATAA
- a CDS encoding DUF4395 domain-containing protein, with protein MAKPVLPQAPARQPAAAATSAGAATSDGAAQRGGVDWRAVFAFPNPVNEYAARITAGLVVAVAVATLLTGWAWGLVALAVGFWLRVLFGPRISPLALLSVKVLAPRLGHAKLVAGPPKRFAQGIGAALTSAAVVLFFTGFQPAAWILLTLLIVAASLEAFVGFCLGCAIFGFLQRRGLIPEDVCEACNNVTLRKA; from the coding sequence ATGGCCAAACCAGTCCTTCCCCAAGCACCCGCTCGCCAGCCTGCCGCTGCGGCTACTTCTGCTGGCGCTGCTACTTCTGACGGCGCTGCTCAACGCGGCGGGGTGGACTGGCGGGCAGTTTTTGCTTTCCCCAACCCGGTTAACGAGTACGCCGCCCGGATCACGGCCGGCTTGGTGGTGGCGGTGGCCGTCGCCACCCTCTTGACCGGCTGGGCTTGGGGGCTGGTGGCTCTGGCTGTGGGCTTCTGGCTCCGTGTGTTGTTCGGTCCGCGGATCTCCCCGCTCGCACTTCTGTCAGTGAAGGTGTTGGCACCCCGGCTTGGACACGCCAAGCTCGTTGCCGGTCCACCAAAGCGTTTCGCGCAAGGCATCGGCGCCGCCTTGACGAGTGCCGCCGTCGTGCTGTTTTTCACCGGTTTCCAGCCCGCCGCCTGGATCCTGCTGACGCTGCTGATCGTGGCGGCTTCGCTGGAAGCATTCGTGGGCTTCTGCCTCGGATGCGCGATCTTTGGCTTCCTGCAGCGCCGCGGCCTTATCCCTGAGGACGTGTGCGAAGCCTGCAACAACGTCACGCTCCGCAAGGCGTAG
- a CDS encoding ADP-ribosylglycohydrolase family protein encodes MSVEPKSPADPSFESRVHGSLLGGALGDSLGYAVEFDSIAAIRARYGSEGLKTFGQLDGASHFSDDTQMTLYTVDGLVEALEWANDGVAADEIACLWLAYLRWLATQDVAVDSAAPVPQPRWIDAQEVLRHRRAPGNACLSGLATGTMGTVARPVNADSKGCGTVMRSAPFGLIPHISREAVYKLSSDAASLTHGHPSARLSAAAFSLLIHNVVAGMDVRTAATEALNYVNAVPTKAPELVERLEGALQLSLRPAPLDPEELTTALGEGWIAEEALAVGLYAVLATKGGTPAEHFRNAIAVAINHSGDSDSTGSITGNILGAYYGLACLPADWLEALEAPEVIRGMADRLLAVTTG; translated from the coding sequence ATGAGTGTTGAACCTAAATCGCCCGCTGATCCATCCTTCGAGTCCCGTGTCCATGGGTCACTTTTGGGAGGGGCACTGGGTGATTCGCTTGGCTACGCAGTGGAGTTCGACTCCATCGCCGCGATCCGCGCACGGTATGGTTCCGAGGGCCTGAAGACTTTCGGTCAGCTCGACGGCGCCAGCCACTTCTCGGACGACACGCAAATGACGCTGTACACCGTTGACGGCCTGGTGGAAGCACTCGAATGGGCCAACGATGGCGTAGCTGCGGACGAGATCGCCTGCCTATGGCTTGCCTACCTGCGTTGGCTCGCCACCCAGGACGTTGCTGTTGACTCCGCCGCTCCCGTGCCGCAACCGCGGTGGATCGATGCCCAGGAGGTCCTGCGCCACCGCCGCGCACCCGGTAACGCCTGCCTCAGCGGTTTGGCAACGGGCACTATGGGAACGGTGGCCCGTCCGGTCAATGCCGACTCCAAAGGGTGTGGCACCGTGATGCGTTCAGCCCCGTTTGGACTAATCCCCCACATTTCACGCGAAGCCGTGTACAAGCTCAGTTCGGACGCCGCGTCGTTGACGCACGGACACCCTTCAGCACGGCTCAGCGCAGCCGCCTTCAGCCTGCTGATCCACAACGTCGTGGCCGGTATGGACGTCCGCACCGCAGCAACCGAGGCGCTCAACTACGTCAACGCCGTTCCTACCAAAGCACCCGAACTGGTGGAGCGTCTTGAAGGAGCCTTGCAGTTGTCCCTGCGGCCCGCCCCTCTGGACCCGGAAGAACTGACCACAGCACTTGGTGAGGGTTGGATCGCCGAGGAAGCGCTCGCCGTCGGGCTTTACGCGGTGCTGGCAACCAAAGGCGGCACGCCGGCAGAGCACTTCCGCAACGCAATCGCCGTGGCCATCAATCACAGTGGCGACAGTGACTCCACAGGGTCCATAACCGGGAACATCCTGGGCGCCTACTATGGTCTGGCATGCTTGCCGGCCGATTGGCTGGAGGCGCTGGAGGCCCCGGAAGTCATTCGCGGTATGGCGGACAGATTGCTTGCCGTCACCACCGGGTAG
- a CDS encoding exonuclease SbcCD subunit D: protein MRLLHTSDWHLGRSFHGVGMLDAQRSFVDQLVSLVEAKSVDVVLIAGDVYDRALPGLDVVKLLDDALVRITQAGAAVVLTSGNHDSAIRLGFASRLLERGGVHLRTKVEELDVPVLFPLADKGAGKDGVGNGQVAVYGIPYLEPRLVAERLGAENANHFDVTLAGVERIRRDVQARRASGPVYPVVLAHTFASGGITSESERDLSVGGLGAVPLDLFEDFAYTALGHLHGRQELAPNVRYSGSPLAYSFSEAKHHKGAWLVDLDASGAIAVDEVLWEAPKALATLRGTLEELLGGEEHAWAETAYCQITLTDAQRPGQAMEKVRTRFPDTLVLSFDPQGGQSRPSTSYSNRLAAAEDDLGVCCGFLEHVRERGANDAEEAALTEALEAVRLQEAEL from the coding sequence ATGCGGCTACTTCACACTTCCGATTGGCACCTTGGCCGGTCTTTCCACGGCGTTGGCATGCTCGATGCCCAGCGGAGCTTTGTGGACCAGTTGGTATCACTGGTGGAAGCCAAGTCCGTTGACGTCGTGCTGATTGCCGGGGACGTCTATGATCGTGCTTTGCCCGGATTGGATGTGGTCAAGCTGCTCGATGACGCACTGGTGCGCATCACGCAGGCAGGAGCCGCAGTGGTCCTGACCAGCGGCAACCACGACTCCGCGATCAGGCTGGGCTTCGCTTCCCGCTTGTTGGAACGCGGAGGCGTCCACCTCAGGACCAAGGTGGAGGAACTCGACGTACCGGTGCTTTTCCCGTTGGCAGACAAAGGGGCTGGCAAAGACGGCGTGGGGAACGGCCAGGTGGCGGTCTACGGCATCCCCTATCTTGAACCGCGGCTTGTGGCTGAGCGGTTGGGAGCTGAGAACGCCAACCATTTTGATGTGACCCTGGCCGGAGTGGAACGGATCCGGCGTGATGTTCAGGCGCGTCGTGCATCAGGACCGGTGTATCCGGTGGTCCTCGCGCATACCTTTGCCAGTGGGGGCATTACCTCGGAAAGCGAACGGGATCTGAGCGTTGGCGGCTTGGGCGCGGTTCCCCTGGATCTCTTTGAAGACTTCGCCTACACAGCTTTAGGTCACCTCCATGGGCGGCAGGAGCTGGCACCCAATGTCCGGTACTCCGGTTCTCCCTTGGCCTATTCGTTCTCGGAAGCCAAGCACCACAAGGGTGCCTGGCTGGTAGACCTCGACGCCAGCGGCGCGATCGCCGTTGACGAGGTCCTGTGGGAGGCTCCCAAAGCGTTGGCCACCTTGCGCGGAACGCTGGAGGAGCTATTGGGCGGTGAAGAGCACGCGTGGGCAGAGACAGCCTATTGCCAGATCACGCTGACGGACGCGCAACGTCCTGGGCAGGCCATGGAGAAGGTGCGCACACGTTTCCCGGACACCTTGGTCCTCTCCTTCGATCCCCAAGGTGGTCAGTCACGGCCCTCCACCAGTTACAGCAACCGCCTCGCCGCGGCAGAAGACGACCTCGGTGTCTGCTGCGGTTTCCTGGAACATGTACGGGAACGCGGTGCAAACGATGCAGAAGAAGCTGCCCTGACGGAAGCACTTGAAGCCGTCCGGCTGCAGGAGGCTGAGCTATGA
- a CDS encoding DUF202 domain-containing protein, which yields MAREPQWRRTGKTPDYRFSLANERTFLAWIRTSLALLAGAVAVDQLAPNIAPTPVRLVLCVLLALVGAGLAALSYRRWGQMEAAMRNDQALPFSRVMLFMTIVVAVAAFAFAVLILVAR from the coding sequence ATGGCGCGTGAACCTCAGTGGCGACGGACAGGCAAGACACCCGACTACAGGTTTTCTCTCGCCAACGAACGTACTTTCCTCGCATGGATCCGCACATCCCTGGCACTGCTTGCCGGGGCGGTTGCCGTAGACCAGTTGGCCCCGAACATCGCGCCCACCCCGGTGCGGCTGGTTCTTTGTGTTTTGCTTGCCTTGGTTGGCGCGGGGTTGGCGGCACTTTCGTATCGTCGTTGGGGTCAGATGGAAGCGGCGATGCGCAACGATCAGGCGCTCCCGTTCTCCCGGGTCATGCTGTTCATGACCATCGTGGTTGCCGTGGCGGCCTTCGCTTTCGCGGTGCTGATTTTGGTGGCGCGGTAA
- a CDS encoding VTT domain-containing protein, giving the protein MSDLAVSTFGGAGPVQPPMASFLPDWLNPDVFLRDSPLGPWVVLLVCAIVFAETGLLVGFFLPGDSMLFTAGLLVSTGAIEFNLWAMCGMIIVAAIIGNQTGYLIGSKAGPAIFNKPDSRLFKKENVESAHAFFEKHGGKALILARFVPIIRTFVPVIVGVAQMDKRKFFLFNVIGAVLWGGGVTLLGAWLGQFEWVGNNIDIIFIVIVLISVIPIFIEIGRGFMAKRRAAAEGTDPVEEFIDEHEGGKHSEH; this is encoded by the coding sequence ATAAGCGACCTTGCCGTATCCACTTTCGGGGGCGCGGGCCCGGTACAGCCGCCTATGGCTTCGTTCCTGCCGGACTGGTTGAACCCCGACGTCTTCCTCCGTGATTCACCCCTGGGGCCGTGGGTGGTCCTTCTGGTCTGCGCCATTGTGTTCGCAGAAACGGGCCTCCTGGTGGGGTTCTTCCTTCCCGGCGACTCGATGCTGTTCACGGCGGGACTCCTGGTCTCCACGGGTGCCATCGAGTTCAATCTTTGGGCCATGTGCGGCATGATCATCGTGGCCGCGATCATTGGCAACCAGACCGGCTATCTCATTGGGTCCAAGGCCGGCCCTGCCATCTTTAATAAGCCGGATTCCAGGCTTTTCAAGAAGGAAAACGTGGAGAGCGCCCACGCATTCTTCGAAAAGCACGGCGGCAAGGCCTTGATTCTGGCGCGCTTCGTGCCCATCATCCGCACGTTCGTGCCGGTGATCGTGGGCGTGGCTCAGATGGACAAGCGTAAGTTCTTCCTCTTCAACGTCATCGGTGCCGTCCTGTGGGGCGGCGGCGTTACCCTGCTCGGCGCATGGCTTGGCCAGTTTGAGTGGGTTGGAAACAACATCGACATCATCTTCATCGTCATCGTCCTGATCTCAGTCATCCCGATCTTCATTGAGATCGGGCGTGGATTCATGGCCAAGCGCCGGGCCGCTGCCGAAGGCACGGACCCTGTGGAGGAATTCATCGACGAACACGAGGGCGGCAAGCACAGCGAGCACTAA
- a CDS encoding exonuclease domain-containing protein: protein MALDFTAIDFETANGFRGSPCSVGLSKVRGGVVVEEASWLMRPPENHDHFEFHNTRIHGIRAEDVAGRPRFGELFPEIGAFIGNDVLAAHNAAFDLGVIRSGLEVSGLAGPAYDYVCTVMLSRRCYSLVSNSLPYAAEEAGVPLVNHHDAAEDARACAGILVDIARRNNANSIAELYLSLGLNLPQQPAFDPAHGLSKATMSALAARTRSAAERTLERALGVAGSFQAWPEEGPNPLPNPSAEPGHPLFGQTVVFTGDLAITRPEAKSRAADMGARPESRVTARTTVLIVGDGFVAGDLRAGRLTGKAKRVLELHAKGQQIEVVSEGEFLQMVGGA from the coding sequence GTGGCATTGGACTTTACGGCGATCGACTTTGAAACAGCCAACGGCTTCCGGGGGTCGCCGTGTTCGGTGGGCCTCAGCAAAGTCCGTGGCGGCGTCGTGGTGGAGGAAGCCTCCTGGCTCATGCGCCCGCCGGAGAACCATGATCATTTCGAGTTCCACAACACCCGAATCCACGGGATCCGTGCCGAAGACGTGGCGGGGCGCCCCCGCTTCGGTGAACTCTTCCCGGAAATCGGCGCCTTCATTGGCAACGACGTACTCGCCGCCCACAATGCAGCCTTCGACCTCGGCGTGATTCGCTCAGGACTGGAAGTCTCCGGCCTTGCCGGACCCGCTTACGACTATGTGTGCACGGTCATGCTCTCCCGCCGCTGCTATTCACTGGTTTCAAATTCCCTGCCTTACGCCGCCGAGGAAGCCGGGGTTCCCTTGGTCAACCACCACGACGCCGCGGAAGATGCCCGCGCTTGCGCCGGCATTCTGGTGGACATTGCCAGGCGGAACAACGCCAACAGCATCGCCGAACTCTACCTATCCCTCGGCCTGAACCTGCCACAGCAACCCGCCTTCGATCCCGCGCATGGCCTCTCCAAGGCGACCATGTCCGCGCTCGCGGCACGGACCCGAAGCGCCGCCGAACGTACGCTCGAACGCGCACTGGGCGTTGCAGGAAGCTTCCAGGCCTGGCCGGAGGAGGGACCCAACCCGTTGCCCAACCCTTCCGCTGAACCCGGACATCCGCTTTTCGGGCAGACCGTGGTGTTCACGGGCGACCTCGCCATCACCAGGCCGGAGGCGAAGTCACGGGCCGCGGACATGGGAGCACGTCCCGAAAGCCGGGTAACAGCGCGGACTACTGTGCTGATAGTTGGTGACGGTTTCGTGGCAGGTGACTTGCGCGCAGGCCGCCTCACAGGCAAGGCCAAGCGCGTCCTGGAGCTGCACGCCAAGGGCCAGCAAATCGAGGTTGTCTCCGAAGGTGAATTCCTGCAGATGGTGGGCGGCGCATAG
- a CDS encoding ABC transporter ATP-binding protein, which yields MNETIIEARHLVKHYKELNALDNVNLSLTANRIYGLLGRNGAGKTTLMSILTAQAFATSGEALVFGASAYENDAVLSRICFIRESQKYPEDFHPQHAFRSAALFYKNWDQDFADRLAEDFQLPLKRRIKKLSRGQLSAVGVIIGLASRAELTFFDEPYLGLDAVARQLFYDRLVEDYAEHPRTIILSSHLIDEVANLLEHVVVIDRGRIIMDADAEEIRGSAVTVSGSAEKVDTFLAGRKILHRETLGSLASVTVDEALGSRDRAEAQELGLELSPVSLQQLVVRKTMAGPGATGAASKTNDFADDTLEARR from the coding sequence GTGAACGAGACCATCATCGAGGCCCGTCATCTGGTCAAGCATTACAAGGAACTCAACGCGCTGGACAACGTCAATCTGAGCCTGACGGCCAACCGCATCTACGGATTGCTTGGGCGCAACGGCGCAGGTAAGACCACCTTGATGTCCATTCTGACCGCGCAGGCCTTTGCCACGTCCGGTGAAGCGCTCGTCTTCGGCGCCAGCGCCTACGAGAACGACGCCGTGTTGTCCCGGATCTGCTTCATCCGGGAATCGCAGAAGTATCCTGAGGACTTCCATCCGCAGCACGCCTTCCGCTCCGCCGCACTTTTCTACAAGAACTGGGACCAGGACTTCGCTGACCGCCTGGCAGAAGATTTCCAGCTTCCCCTCAAGCGAAGGATCAAGAAACTCTCCCGCGGCCAGTTGTCCGCGGTGGGAGTCATCATCGGCCTCGCCTCGCGCGCCGAGCTGACGTTCTTCGATGAGCCCTACCTCGGCCTTGACGCCGTGGCCCGCCAACTGTTCTACGACCGCCTCGTGGAAGATTATGCAGAACACCCGCGGACCATCATCCTGTCCTCCCACCTGATCGACGAGGTAGCGAACCTCCTGGAACATGTTGTGGTCATTGACAGGGGACGGATCATCATGGACGCCGACGCCGAAGAAATCCGGGGTTCGGCTGTGACTGTCTCGGGCTCCGCCGAAAAGGTGGACACGTTCCTGGCCGGCCGGAAGATCCTGCATCGCGAAACCCTCGGTTCCCTGGCATCAGTGACTGTGGATGAGGCGCTGGGCAGCCGCGATCGTGCCGAAGCGCAGGAGTTGGGCCTGGAGCTCTCGCCCGTCTCCCTGCAGCAGCTGGTAGTCCGCAAGACCATGGCGGGACCGGGAGCCACCGGAGCCGCGTCAAAAACAAACGATTTCGCCGATGACACGTTGGAGGCAAGGCGATGA
- a CDS encoding SMC family ATPase, which produces MRIHRLDIEAFGPFATPQHIDFDQLSAQGLFLLNGATGAGKTSILDAICFALYGSVPGARQEGKRLRSDHAAPGAEPRVVCEFSARGRRFEVTRSPAWDRPSARGRNGFTTQQAKTLLRERVAGSWEEKSSRNDEVGAELSDVLGMDREQFTRVVMLPQGDFAAFLRSKANDRLDLLQKLFGTQRFEAVERQLLQQAADAARAVQDNASELQQLLDRVASEHDHLDLPAAATPAADKEPNQKPGQEPTPEPGKEPEAWLAVMEAEIHSEWQRRQDEAAEAESAATRLLEQFHEAQERSLRHGRLGAAMQRRVLLELAAPRALENKETLGRHRRAAVLSGQLEAVDSTARKLEAAAARAAGVRGKLGAAGLDAATTDVALEAVKAVCAVVEARLPDEQRLEVITARLATMRGDIAEQQAAAGASAGLLEQLRSDVSTVEAEIQPLEPLAGQLTELEREAAGAAELVGIVARHATATNELDGITLKHLQARTESQDLRQQWLDVRELRLANAAGELAAALESGKPCAVCGSEEHPNPAEAVQTALSLAQEEEEAKDRFEASEKALALLAEQLSSAAQVLAGLVAQGGAVDAAEAESKRASAQEAASTARKAAVTLEKLRARHEALSKRIALVQQEHDASANAAAQGSSAAQLLQEQCAALEVELAGLKDGFPSLRERLEALVDERGLLQAAVDAERELEQAQQACEAAAASLDKALVESGFASADEARREILPPADVVGLEKDLADFEAESSRLDELFAGEDLILAAKEASIGELPLAEAELAEAKLLASKAADDARAKELAAGLAGKSADAVARLGKEYRTLAQSGREPRRRAHMLAELADTVRGSGDNNYRMSLNTYVLAARLEQVAIAASERLVAMSDGRYTLQHTDAKAARGAKSGLGLEVVDEWTGQRRDTSTLSGGESFMASLSLALGLADVVQQEAGGVDIETLFVDEGFGSLDEQSLEQVMDALEGLRDGGRVVGLVSHVAEMKQRITNQLQVIKGRHGSSVRIADAVPV; this is translated from the coding sequence ATGAGGATTCATCGTTTGGACATCGAAGCTTTCGGTCCGTTTGCAACACCCCAACACATTGACTTTGACCAGCTCAGTGCGCAGGGCCTTTTCCTCCTTAACGGCGCCACAGGCGCCGGCAAGACCAGCATTCTGGATGCCATCTGCTTCGCCCTGTACGGGTCCGTTCCCGGCGCCCGCCAGGAAGGCAAACGGCTCCGAAGCGATCATGCTGCGCCGGGTGCTGAGCCGCGGGTGGTGTGTGAATTCTCTGCGCGTGGCCGCCGTTTTGAAGTGACGCGCTCCCCGGCGTGGGACCGTCCAAGCGCCCGCGGCCGCAATGGATTCACTACCCAGCAGGCCAAGACCCTTCTCAGGGAACGCGTAGCCGGGAGCTGGGAGGAGAAGTCGTCCAGGAATGACGAGGTAGGGGCTGAGCTTTCGGACGTCCTGGGAATGGATCGGGAGCAGTTTACCCGTGTGGTGATGTTGCCACAGGGCGACTTTGCCGCTTTCCTGAGGTCCAAGGCCAACGACCGACTGGACCTGCTCCAAAAATTGTTCGGCACGCAGCGATTCGAAGCGGTGGAACGCCAGCTCCTGCAGCAAGCCGCCGATGCCGCCCGCGCTGTGCAGGATAATGCCTCCGAACTCCAGCAGCTACTTGACCGGGTCGCATCTGAGCATGACCATCTGGATCTTCCTGCAGCTGCTACTCCGGCTGCCGACAAGGAGCCAAACCAGAAGCCGGGGCAAGAGCCAACGCCGGAACCAGGCAAGGAACCGGAAGCTTGGCTGGCCGTCATGGAGGCTGAAATTCACTCTGAATGGCAGCGTCGGCAGGACGAGGCAGCGGAGGCAGAATCAGCGGCCACCCGCCTGCTGGAACAATTCCACGAGGCTCAGGAGAGGTCGCTCAGACATGGTCGGCTGGGCGCTGCGATGCAACGGCGGGTGTTGCTTGAACTGGCAGCGCCCCGAGCGCTGGAGAACAAGGAGACGCTGGGCAGACACCGGCGTGCCGCCGTTCTCAGCGGCCAGCTCGAAGCTGTCGATTCGACGGCGCGCAAACTCGAAGCCGCCGCAGCGCGGGCTGCCGGTGTGCGCGGGAAGCTTGGTGCAGCTGGCCTGGACGCCGCTACTACGGATGTAGCTTTGGAAGCCGTTAAAGCCGTCTGCGCAGTGGTTGAGGCACGGCTGCCCGATGAACAACGTCTGGAAGTCATCACGGCACGTTTGGCAACCATGCGTGGTGATATCGCCGAACAGCAGGCCGCTGCCGGCGCTTCGGCCGGTCTACTGGAACAGTTGCGCTCCGACGTGTCCACCGTGGAAGCAGAGATCCAGCCTCTGGAACCGTTGGCTGGCCAGCTCACGGAACTGGAGCGGGAGGCTGCTGGTGCCGCCGAGCTGGTAGGGATTGTGGCCCGCCACGCAACGGCCACCAACGAGTTGGACGGGATCACCCTGAAGCATCTTCAGGCTCGGACCGAATCGCAGGACCTCCGGCAGCAATGGCTTGATGTCCGTGAACTGCGTTTGGCCAACGCTGCGGGGGAGCTCGCTGCGGCGTTGGAAAGCGGTAAGCCGTGCGCCGTGTGCGGAAGTGAGGAACATCCCAACCCAGCCGAAGCCGTGCAAACGGCGCTCTCCCTCGCCCAGGAAGAGGAAGAAGCCAAGGATCGGTTTGAGGCCAGCGAAAAAGCCTTGGCGCTCCTCGCTGAGCAGCTCTCCTCCGCAGCGCAGGTGCTCGCCGGACTGGTGGCCCAGGGAGGTGCAGTGGATGCTGCTGAAGCAGAATCCAAGCGGGCGTCTGCCCAGGAGGCTGCCTCGACGGCTCGCAAGGCGGCGGTGACATTGGAGAAGCTTCGCGCCCGGCACGAGGCCCTCAGCAAGCGGATCGCCCTGGTGCAACAAGAACACGACGCTTCCGCGAACGCTGCGGCCCAGGGGTCTTCGGCAGCACAGCTGCTTCAGGAGCAGTGTGCTGCCCTTGAAGTAGAACTTGCCGGTTTGAAGGACGGCTTCCCCAGCCTTCGCGAGCGGCTGGAAGCACTCGTCGATGAGCGCGGGCTTCTGCAGGCGGCCGTGGATGCAGAGCGGGAACTGGAACAGGCACAACAAGCCTGCGAAGCCGCAGCCGCTTCCCTTGACAAAGCCTTGGTGGAATCCGGATTTGCTTCGGCTGACGAAGCCCGCCGGGAGATCCTCCCGCCCGCAGATGTGGTGGGCCTGGAAAAGGATCTGGCCGATTTCGAGGCCGAATCGTCCCGCTTGGATGAGCTGTTTGCCGGTGAGGACCTGATCCTTGCGGCCAAGGAAGCCAGCATCGGCGAACTCCCCTTGGCCGAAGCCGAGCTTGCCGAGGCGAAGCTTCTTGCTTCAAAGGCCGCCGATGACGCACGGGCCAAGGAATTGGCAGCCGGCCTTGCCGGCAAGTCAGCGGACGCTGTTGCCCGCCTGGGGAAGGAGTACCGGACCCTGGCCCAATCGGGAAGGGAACCTCGGCGCCGGGCACATATGCTCGCAGAATTGGCCGACACCGTAAGGGGCTCGGGTGATAACAACTACCGCATGAGTCTGAACACTTATGTCCTGGCGGCAAGGCTGGAACAGGTAGCCATTGCAGCCTCCGAGCGGCTCGTGGCCATGAGTGATGGCAGATACACCTTGCAGCATACGGACGCCAAGGCCGCCAGAGGCGCAAAGTCGGGCCTTGGGCTGGAAGTCGTGGATGAATGGACCGGTCAGCGGCGGGACACTTCCACGTTGTCGGGCGGTGAATCCTTCATGGCGTCATTATCCCTGGCGCTGGGCCTCGCCGATGTAGTGCAGCAGGAGGCCGGCGGAGTCGATATTGAGACGCTGTTTGTGGACGAGGGCTTCGGCAGCCTGGATGAGCAATCCCTGGAGCAAGTGATGGACGCCCTTGAGGGACTGCGCGACGGCGGCAGGGTAGTTGGCCTTGTCAGTCACGTCGCGGAGATGAAGCAACGGATCACCAACCAGCTGCAGGTGATCAAGGGCAGGCATGGTTCCAGCGTGCGGATTGCCGACGCTGTACCGGTCTGA